AACTGCAATGCTTTATCTTTACTCATTAGCTGCCTTAAACTGGCAAGCCCAGCCATATCAGGCACCAAGCCCCACTTCGCCTCCATTATCGATAACTTTGCACTAGGCTCAGCAATACGCATATCAGCACCCAGTGCAATTTGTACCCCACCGCCAAAACAGCAACCCTGCAAAACTGCAATGACAGGAACAGGTAAACGCTGCCAACCTATAGACACCCGTTGCGCTAAATTGGCATTACCTGGCAGAAATTTAAATAACAAAGACACTGCTTTTGAGGGCTGTTTACTCAAGCTTTTTACATCCAGTCCTGAACTAAAATTACCCTCAGCACCATAAACAATGACCGCATTAATTGACCTATTTTTGGCAATCTTTTTAATCATTTTATCGATAGCGACAAACATATCGAAGTTAAGTGCATTCATTTTATCAGGACGGTTAAGACAAACATAAGCAATCTGTTGTTTAATCTCTAAAGTCACTAATTCCGTTGTCATGAAACATTCCCTTACTGGTCAGGCCAGTTTTAATGGTAACATGTTTGTTGTATCAAACGAATAGTTATACCATGTCAATCTTATGAATAAAGTCAAATTTATGACTACCATCATGATGGGTCATAGGCTGTTGGTAAACATTAGAACTAATGACAAGAGATACCTTACACCATTGAATGTGAAGATATATTTATCTACAAGCTAGTGAAAGACACATAAATACCCCATATATCATCTGTAAACGAATAAATTTAACAGATAATGTCACATGTATTAGTAAGGTAATCTAGAATAAAAATAAGTGATCAACGTCTTATAATAATAATGAAAGCCCAGATAGCCGTGCATTAGCTTAACCCAGCACAATGAATCATTCAGGGCCAAAAGGACACGCAGTAAAATGACCATTCCTGTATTAATATGCGATGACTCTGCTCTAGCCAGAAAACAAATGGCGAGAACACTTCCAAAAGATTGGGATATCGAAGTCACTTTTGCAACCAATGGGGCAGAAGGTCTTGATGCTATTCGTGCAGGTAAGGGTGAGATTGTTTTTTTAGACCTTAATATGCCCGTTATGGATGGTTATGAAGTACTTCAAACTGTTCAACAACAAGATTTACCAGCATTAATTATTGTTGTGTCTGGCGATATTC
This Shewanella aestuarii DNA region includes the following protein-coding sequences:
- a CDS encoding crotonase/enoyl-CoA hydratase family protein, giving the protein MTTELVTLEIKQQIAYVCLNRPDKMNALNFDMFVAIDKMIKKIAKNRSINAVIVYGAEGNFSSGLDVKSLSKQPSKAVSLLFKFLPGNANLAQRVSIGWQRLPVPVIAVLQGCCFGGGVQIALGADMRIAEPSAKLSIMEAKWGLVPDMAGLASLRQLMSKDKALQLTYSAQILTAEQALNYGLVSEVCDTPMARAEQLAAQFLQTSPDAIAAIKHSINRSWSASIRQLLSRESLSQVALLVGKNCKIAAIRQTSKPDKAYIARQRWW